A genomic segment from Nocardia cyriacigeorgica GUH-2 encodes:
- a CDS encoding antibiotic biosynthesis monooxygenase family protein, whose protein sequence is MTDDDPQIVTIFRSRLRPDAEANGYPAMADRMEERARAMPGFLDIKTYTAADGERVSIVVFDNRAHHDAWRSDPEHRRAQQLGRTDFYSEYSITVCEQLRHHGFRQAE, encoded by the coding sequence GTGACCGATGACGACCCCCAGATCGTGACCATCTTCCGCTCGCGTCTACGTCCGGACGCCGAAGCCAACGGCTACCCCGCGATGGCCGACCGGATGGAAGAACGCGCCCGCGCGATGCCCGGTTTCCTCGACATCAAGACCTACACCGCCGCCGACGGCGAACGGGTCTCCATCGTCGTCTTCGACAACCGCGCCCATCACGACGCGTGGCGCAGCGATCCCGAACACCGCCGCGCCCAGCAGCTCGGCCGGACCGATTTCTACAGCGAGTACTCCATCACCGTCTGCGAGCAGCTGCGCCACCACGGCTTCCGGCAGGCGGAATAG
- a CDS encoding antibiotic biosynthesis monooxygenase → MYARSTTIQAQPSAIDDGIAHMRDVVLPELQEIPGCVGLSLMVDRTNGRCIATSSWETEEAMHASAERVGPIRERAIALFGGSAHVEEWEIAGLHRAHRTHEGACVRATWVKTDPSRIDAAVEVYKAGTLPAMEELDGFCSASLMINRRSGRAVSCTTYDDAEAMRRSREQSAALRVDAARQTGVEALDVREFELALAHLRVPEMA, encoded by the coding sequence GTGTACGCGCGATCTACCACGATTCAGGCGCAACCCTCCGCTATCGACGACGGGATTGCGCATATGCGTGATGTCGTGCTGCCTGAACTCCAAGAAATACCCGGGTGCGTCGGACTGTCGCTGATGGTGGACCGGACCAACGGCCGCTGCATTGCCACCAGCTCCTGGGAAACCGAAGAGGCCATGCATGCCAGCGCGGAGCGGGTCGGCCCGATCCGGGAGCGCGCGATCGCGCTGTTCGGCGGCAGCGCGCACGTCGAGGAATGGGAAATCGCCGGCCTGCACCGGGCCCACCGCACCCACGAGGGCGCCTGCGTGCGCGCCACCTGGGTGAAGACCGATCCCAGCCGCATCGACGCGGCCGTCGAGGTCTACAAGGCCGGCACCCTGCCCGCGATGGAGGAACTCGACGGGTTCTGCAGCGCGAGCCTGATGATCAACCGCAGGTCGGGCCGCGCCGTCTCCTGCACCACCTACGACGACGCCGAGGCCATGCGCCGCAGCCGCGAACAGTCCGCCGCCCTGCGCGTCGACGCGGCCCGGCAGACCGGTGTCGAGGCCCTCGACGTCCGCGAGTTCGAACTGGCCCTCGCGCACCTGCGGGTGCCGGAAATGGCGTGA